AGAGTAGTTTCGCATAACCAGATGGCTGTCAATCTTGTTGACCAGGTCCAGCACTACAGAAACCACAATCAATAATCCGGTTCCACCGTAAAAACTCGCCACCAGGAAGTCGACACCCAGCCAGGTTGAAACCAGCGTTGGAATAATCGCGACCAGTGACAGGAACGCAGCCCCCACATATGTGATACGAACCATGACTGCTTCCAGATAGGCGGCTGTCCGGGCACCAGGACGATATCCCGGGATGAACGAACCGTAATCTTTCAGGTTTTCTGCCATATCCTTGGGATTAAAGGTAATCGCCGTCCAGAAGTAGCAGAAGAAGTAAATCAATATCACATAAGAGATTGTGTATACAAAACCACGACTCATCGGCTGGAAAGCCCCGTCCAGCATGGACAGGAAGGTGGAACTGGTCCACACTGAGCTCATCCAGTGGAAGACAAAGTAAGGGAACATCAGCAGACTGGAAGCGAAGATGATCGGCATCACACCTGCCTGGTTAACACGCAGCGGCAGAGACTGACGTTGACCGCCGGAAACCCGACGCCCCCGTACGTGCTTGGCACTCTGAATCGGAATGCGACGCTGCCCCTGGGTAATTGCAATCACCCAGACCACCACGAAGACAAACACGAGAGCCAGAATCAGCAACCGGTCAATCCCGGTGTCGGTTCCCAGTGCGATCCCTTTATCCAGAGCCGGTTCAATCAGACTCCAGCCTGCCTGCGGCATTCGGGCCAGGATCCCTGCCATAATCAGCAGACTGATCCCGTTTCCGATACCGTAAGCATCGATCTGCTCACCAATCCACATCAGGAAGATGGTCCCCGTGGTCATGGTGATGGTCGCCACCATCTGGTAATAGAGGCCGCCGTACCCGTCGAGGATCAGACTCTTACCCGAGCCCAGACCACCCGCCAGGGTATGGATCCAGAAGTAACTCTGTGCCAGACAGATCACGACCGTTGCATAACGTGTATATTCATTAATCTTCTTACGCCCGGCTTCACCCTCTTTCTGCAGACGTTCCAGCGGTGGATAGACTGTACCCATCAGCTGGAAAATAATCGAAGCAGAGATGTAAGGCATGATGCCCAGACCGAAGATGGTACTCTGACCAATATTCGAAGCTGAGAACAATGAGATCACCTGCATCACCTGACCCAGGCCACCCTGTTGGCTTTGCAGATCCTGCAATGTCTCGGAAAGCTGTGCCTGATCGATGAACGGCAGCGCAATCCAGAATCCCATCCGGTAAACTGCCAGCAGGATGAGTGTCAGCAGAATTTTTCGGCGAAGCTCGGGAATCTTGAAGAGTACAGTTAATTTACCGAGCATGGATAGCGGTCCTTTGTGTCATAACTCAGCAGAAGAAAAATGGATAATCTTTGTGCTTCAGATCTTAACGAATAGAGAAGAAAAGGGGAATCGTATTCCTGTCTGCTGAAATCAAGTCCTTGAATCAATTACTTATGACAAAATCCGACTGACGGAACCACCGGCTGCCTGAATCTTGGATTCAGCAGATGCGGAGAACAGGTGAGCAGTCACGCTCAGCTTTTTGCTGAGATCGCCGTTACCCAGGATTTTGACCTGATCGAACCGACCTTTAGCCAGTCCTTTCGCAGCCAGAATTTCCGGAGTAATTTCGGCACCGTTGTCGAAGGCCTGCTCGAGAGCAGCTACGTTGACAACCGCGACCTTCTTGGCGAACTGTTTATTGTTGAAGCCACGTTTAGCAACACGCATTGCCAGCGGGGTCTGTCCCCCTTCGAAGCTGGTACGACGGGATGCACCCGCACGGCTGCCATAACCTTTGTGACCGCGAGACGATGTCTTACCATGCCCCGATCCGGGACCACGGCCAACACGCTTGCGTTTTTTATTCTTTTGTATTCCGCGATGAACGTCATCAATAATCATTAGACTTCTACTCCTCTCAAGCGTGCAATATCGTCACGGGTTCGCAGTTTTGAGAGCCCATCAATTGTGGCTTTAACTACATTGATTGGATTGTTGGATCCACGACTCTTTGTATAAATGTCAGTAATTCCGACTGCTTCTACCACAGCACGCACACCAGTGCCGGCAATAATACCGGTACCAGGACGAGCGGGTAACAGCAGGACGCGGGAAGAACCGAAGCGACCGACGACTTCGTGAGGCACGGTGTGCTCAACGATCGGTACTTTGACCATGTTGCGATTGGCCTGCTTGACGGCTTTATCTACAGCCAGCGGCACTTCGATCGCTTTGCCATAACCCCAGCCTACCCGGCCTTCTTTATCGCCTACGACGACCAGAGCAGTAAAGCTGAACC
The nucleotide sequence above comes from Gimesia sp.. Encoded proteins:
- the secY gene encoding preprotein translocase subunit SecY; translation: MLGKLTVLFKIPELRRKILLTLILLAVYRMGFWIALPFIDQAQLSETLQDLQSQQGGLGQVMQVISLFSASNIGQSTIFGLGIMPYISASIIFQLMGTVYPPLERLQKEGEAGRKKINEYTRYATVVICLAQSYFWIHTLAGGLGSGKSLILDGYGGLYYQMVATITMTTGTIFLMWIGEQIDAYGIGNGISLLIMAGILARMPQAGWSLIEPALDKGIALGTDTGIDRLLILALVFVFVVVWVIAITQGQRRIPIQSAKHVRGRRVSGGQRQSLPLRVNQAGVMPIIFASSLLMFPYFVFHWMSSVWTSSTFLSMLDGAFQPMSRGFVYTISYVILIYFFCYFWTAITFNPKDMAENLKDYGSFIPGYRPGARTAAYLEAVMVRITYVGAAFLSLVAIIPTLVSTWLGVDFLVASFYGGTGLLIVVSVVLDLVNKIDSHLVMRNYSGLLESDL
- the rplO gene encoding 50S ribosomal protein L15, which gives rise to MIIDDVHRGIQKNKKRKRVGRGPGSGHGKTSSRGHKGYGSRAGASRRTSFEGGQTPLAMRVAKRGFNNKQFAKKVAVVNVAALEQAFDNGAEITPEILAAKGLAKGRFDQVKILGNGDLSKKLSVTAHLFSASAESKIQAAGGSVSRILS
- the rpsE gene encoding 30S ribosomal protein S5; translated protein: MSKESTKQTPETVIQIRRCACVVKGGRRFSFTALVVVGDKEGRVGWGYGKAIEVPLAVDKAVKQANRNMVKVPIVEHTVPHEVVGRFGSSRVLLLPARPGTGIIAGTGVRAVVEAVGITDIYTKSRGSNNPINVVKATIDGLSKLRTRDDIARLRGVEV